Proteins encoded together in one Marispirochaeta sp. window:
- a CDS encoding NusG domain II-containing protein, with protein sequence MKILRYDAAAIVLSLAVFMLFTWSGLQHSGETGYLIIEDSKGRLIYPLSEERDVVLHGPVGESHIHIGKDSARFVHSDCPDGLCVQAGPVSRPGDWAACLPNQVFIYVGDRE encoded by the coding sequence ATGAAGATTCTCAGATACGATGCGGCGGCGATTGTTCTTTCCCTGGCCGTATTTATGCTCTTTACCTGGTCTGGTCTTCAGCATTCCGGAGAGACTGGATACCTGATCATCGAAGACAGCAAGGGCAGACTTATATATCCTCTTTCGGAAGAGCGGGACGTGGTGCTGCACGGTCCTGTTGGAGAATCTCACATTCACATAGGGAAGGATTCCGCCCGCTTTGTGCACTCCGACTGTCCCGACGGACTCTGTGTGCAGGCCGGACCTGTGAGCAGACCCGGGGACTGGGCGGCTTGTCTGCCGAATCAGGTTTTCATCTATGTCGGCGACAGGGAGTAG
- a CDS encoding Gx transporter family protein produces MFSERVLNRLAMLGALSLFLSTVEYLFPRPIPFMRLGLANLPVILYLDLLGSDSKDSTGTYFLLILIKVLGQGMVNGTMASYVFLFSLAGSFSSGLTMWLAWRYLRPNISFLGVSVLGALISNMSQILLSIVFIFGPAAWRILPWFLGIGLGSGFFIGLFARSFSGKSRWWKALKDSSLEAS; encoded by the coding sequence ATGTTCAGCGAAAGAGTTCTTAACCGCCTTGCCATGCTCGGGGCCCTGAGCCTGTTTTTATCAACCGTGGAATATCTCTTTCCCCGTCCCATTCCCTTCATGCGCCTGGGACTTGCAAATCTGCCGGTAATTCTGTACCTGGATCTGCTGGGTTCGGATTCAAAGGACTCAACCGGGACCTATTTTCTCCTTATTCTGATCAAGGTCCTGGGGCAGGGGATGGTCAACGGCACCATGGCCTCCTATGTGTTCCTGTTCTCCCTGGCGGGCTCCTTTTCCAGCGGACTGACAATGTGGCTTGCCTGGCGCTATCTGCGGCCGAATATTTCCTTTTTAGGTGTCAGTGTACTTGGGGCTCTTATAAGCAATATGTCCCAGATTCTGCTCTCTATTGTGTTTATATTCGGTCCCGCGGCGTGGCGTATACTCCCCTGGTTTTTGGGTATTGGTCTTGGATCAGGCTTCTTTATCGGCCTCTTTGCACGCAGCTTCTCCGGGAAATCCCGCTGGTGGAAGGCCTTGAAGGATTCATCTCTGGAGGCGTCATGA
- a CDS encoding YqaE/Pmp3 family membrane protein: MYCRNCGKEVDEKAEYCLNCGVRPLKSRNYCQNCGAETTEVQDICLRCGVKLSSSVISLDTDNDTLLLILCILLPPVAVWLKTGNSGKVLLNIILCFLLAWFGGVIHAFLVRKVR; encoded by the coding sequence ATGTACTGCAGGAACTGCGGAAAAGAAGTTGATGAAAAAGCGGAATACTGCCTGAACTGCGGTGTCCGTCCTTTGAAATCCAGAAACTACTGCCAGAACTGCGGGGCCGAGACAACCGAGGTCCAGGATATCTGCCTGCGCTGCGGCGTAAAGCTGTCGTCCTCCGTAATCAGCCTGGATACCGACAATGATACCCTGCTGCTTATTCTCTGCATTCTGTTGCCGCCGGTGGCAGTGTGGCTTAAAACCGGCAATTCCGGAAAGGTCCTCCTGAATATTATTCTATGCTTTCTGCTGGCCTGGTTCGGGGGAGTCATCCACGCTTTTCTGGTCCGGAAGGTGAGGTAG
- a CDS encoding FAD-dependent oxidoreductase, with product MGKRIAIIGGGFAGTEAARTFSGREHEVHLFDPRPAFEFLPLLPDLLGGRYSVKSVSTAFHFLAEKFKFTFHQARISSVDPERCCFYIDEERFDFDYLLISTGGTTDFHGNETAAEKSYTARSIAGIQALLRAFDTGNPETVILVGGGYTGLETASQLRRRARKKGWETEILIIEKQETVLSEAAPEARKYIEKQLENLGIAILTATSLAEISEEGARLSSGRTVDRPLVIWNAGVSFPRELWGKEVDLDPAGRVRVDQFGRIGERCWAAGDNAHVGERDTGFPMASYLAIQQASSAARNILRHIDRKSLQPYRPHYYGYVIPLANGYGIGRIAGFNLKGRLPVLIHHAAGILRTFSPGGKRRMLQELMREGISMGRFKKI from the coding sequence ATGGGTAAAAGGATAGCGATTATAGGCGGCGGATTTGCCGGAACGGAAGCTGCCCGCACTTTTTCAGGCCGGGAACACGAAGTACATCTCTTTGATCCAAGACCCGCTTTTGAGTTTCTGCCTCTTTTACCGGACCTTCTGGGGGGACGGTACTCCGTTAAATCGGTGAGTACCGCGTTCCATTTTCTGGCAGAAAAATTTAAGTTTACCTTTCATCAGGCCCGGATCAGTTCCGTCGATCCAGAGCGGTGCTGCTTTTATATTGACGAGGAGCGATTCGATTTTGATTACCTTCTTATCTCCACAGGGGGCACTACTGATTTTCACGGTAACGAAACAGCGGCGGAGAAGAGTTATACCGCGCGCAGCATCGCGGGCATACAGGCCCTGCTCCGTGCCTTCGACACGGGTAACCCGGAGACCGTGATCCTGGTCGGCGGGGGCTATACCGGTCTTGAGACGGCGTCCCAGCTAAGGCGCAGGGCGCGCAAAAAAGGCTGGGAGACGGAGATCCTGATCATCGAAAAGCAGGAGACCGTTCTTTCTGAAGCCGCTCCTGAGGCACGCAAATATATAGAAAAACAGCTGGAAAATCTTGGTATCGCGATCCTCACCGCTACAAGCCTGGCCGAGATCAGCGAAGAAGGAGCCAGACTTTCCAGCGGCCGAACCGTAGATAGACCGCTTGTTATCTGGAATGCGGGAGTAAGCTTTCCAAGAGAATTATGGGGAAAAGAGGTCGACCTCGACCCTGCCGGCAGAGTACGGGTCGACCAATTCGGACGAATCGGGGAACGCTGCTGGGCTGCCGGTGACAATGCCCATGTCGGCGAAAGGGATACCGGCTTTCCCATGGCAAGCTATCTGGCAATTCAGCAGGCCAGTTCCGCCGCCCGGAATATTCTGCGGCACATTGACAGAAAATCATTGCAGCCCTATCGGCCGCATTACTACGGGTACGTTATCCCCCTGGCCAATGGATACGGCATCGGCAGGATAGCCGGGTTCAACCTGAAAGGTCGGCTTCCGGTCCTGATCCACCATGCTGCGGGAATACTGAGAACCTTTTCCCCCGGCGGAAAGCGAAGGATGCTGCAGGAACTGATGCGGGAGGGGATCAGTATGGGACGATTCAAAAAGATATGA